A single window of Hemibagrus wyckioides isolate EC202008001 linkage group LG28, SWU_Hwy_1.0, whole genome shotgun sequence DNA harbors:
- the ercc6l gene encoding DNA excision repair protein ERCC-6-like isoform X2: MMEEENQLAEHFNRFRQQGKEAAQQGDLELSLRFFRQAFDLRPSDKMRSRIQRLEEAIKELNLSEEEEEFVDVFGCGLMMYKGLYEQLYEHQKEGVAFLYSLHRDGRGGGILADDMGLGKTVQIISFLSAMYDSELIGHTLLVMPTSLIKNWLSEFKRWTPGLRVKEFHGTSKTERSRNLERIQRGSGAIITTYQMLINNWQQLASFGGREFFWDYIILDEAHKIKSSSTKTAKSVSAVPARHRLLLTGTPVQNNLREMWALFDFACQGALLGSAKTFKTEYENPITRAREKDATPGEKALGLKISQNLTELIKPYFLRRTKAEVQNRKQLEPRAEEEDPKQEVQDQKSTRVNEIPSLTRKTDLIVWTYLSEVQEDIYRQFISLDHIKQLLTTTRSPLAELTVLKKLCDHPRLLSARAVTQLGFGAGQGDLHEDDGQSSASSIMGVSDETLISESGKLRFLLSLMESLRDEGKRTLVFSQSRKMLDIIERVLTNRKFRLLRVDGTITQLAERERRIALFQTDARYSVFLLTTQVGGVGLTLTAANRVVIFDPSWNPATDAQAVDRAYRIGQTHDVIIYRIITCGSIEEKIYRRQVFKDSLIRQTTGDKKNPFRYFTKQELKELFTLEDTHSSSTQLQLQSLHSSVCHTDPELQGHISVLKGMNVFGVSRHDLLFSNEEDEDTLHDEETHYIEQRVQKAQELVRAESQLHSLMTDSVNQNTEPAWLRLSRQQGPDPPKAMGDGKTTPPSDNLGPPAVVDLAQSGSDELEMMSMDGGIQVKDECVIDLSMQVTEDVEQVFKSINEEQSLIIEERSDHRHTPSSQIIHISPLKQSDSSAALRGTESVTPEADVPLGSHEACAEADSDVSKALLGVGLDTSIDSKAESDLSKSVVGSESDSKELIALESFQGNFNLKLEDSAELLSEDKEGDMDQEEVELSTLGEDFQLQMDDSREKIGENIYDGVRQKSGDESLLLPVKKKKLRVIYDSEEEGHEEEEVEKPVLASSPLAGSFMGLGSSTPKSMLNNNNNRRCSMNISIASRRSLVESLLQDMEEEEEEENETDEGREPEDEAEEEGSSEGVMRSQASEASGTYDDESVLKELEPSGETLNSVHMSEEEEEECEEEEECKQEECEEECDEEECEEECDEECDEEECEEECKEEEEECDEEKCEEEEEECDEEECKEEEEECDEEECDEEECDEEECDEEECDEEECDEEECEECDEEEECDEEECEEEEECKEEEEGDIVKGFIDESTDVELTSSEVLDQCAPSEVQRPNDVEHLEETFNTLVHSGKCCLAEGRKQEALDFFLKAIDINTGDSEIQLLIIQLYRHLSQ, translated from the exons attcaGGCAACAGGGGAAGGAGGCGGCTCAGCAAGGCGATCTTGAACTTTCTCTCCGTTTTTTCCGCCAAGCATTTGATCTGCGGCCAAGTGACAAAATGCGGAGTCGAATCCAGCGACTAGAGGAAGCCATAAAGGAACTGAACCTatcagaggaggaggaggagtttgTAGATGTTTTCGGCTGTGGCTTGATGATGTATAAAGGACTTTATGAGCAGCTTTATGAGCACCAGAAAGAGGGCGTGGCCTTCCTGTACAGCCTGCACAGGGACGGGCGGGGCGGTGGCATCCTCGCCGACGACATGGGCCTGGGCAAGACGGTGCAAATCATCAGCTTTCTGTCAGCTATGTATGATTCCGAGCTGATCGGTCACACGCTTCTCGTCATGCCCACCTCCCTCATCAAGAACTGGCTGAGTGAATTTAAGCGTTGGACACCTGGTCTACGTGTCAAAGAGTTTCACGGCACCAGCAAAACGGAGCGCAGCCGGAACCTGGAGCGAATCCAACGAGGGAGTGGAGCCATCATTACCACCTATCAAATGCTGATTAATAACTGGCAGCAGCTGGCATCGTTCGGAGGGCGAGAGTTCTTCTGGGATTACATCATCCTCGATGAAGCACACAAGATTAAAAGCTCATCAACAAAGACTGCGAAGAGTGTGAGTGCAGTGCCGGCACGCCACCGCCTCCTTCTCACCGGCACGCCGGTTCAGAACAACCTGCGGGAGATGTGGGCACTGTTCGACTTTGCCTGCCAGGGTGCATTACTGGGCAGCGCTAAGACCTTTAAAACCGAGTACGAGAACCCGATCACACGGGCTCGGGAGAAAGACGCAACACCTGGAGAGAAAGCTCTAGGGCTAAAAATCTCACAGAACCTCACAGAGCTTATCAAACCGTACTTCCTGCGAAGGACCAAAGCTGAGGTACAGAACAGGAAGCAGCTTGAACCCAGAGCTGAAGAGGAAGATccaaaacaggaagtgcaggATCAGAAGAGCACTAGAGTGAATGAGATTCCATCTCTAACACGTAAGACAGATCTGATTGTGTGGACGTACCTGAGTGAAGTTCAGGAGGACATCTACAGACAATTCATCTCTCTGGACCACATCAAGCAGCTACTGACCACCACACGCTCGCCACTCGCAGAGCTCACGGTGCTCAAAAAGCTCTGTGACCATCCCAGACTGCTCTCTGCCCGAGCCGTTACTCAGCTAGGATTTGGGGCGGGACAAGGTGACTTACATGAGGATGATGGCCAGTCATCTGCGAGCAGCATCATGGGCGTGTCTGACGAGACGCTGATCAGCGAGTCGGGAAAGCTGCGTTTCCTGCTGAGTCTAATGGAGAGTCTGAGAGATGAGGGCAAGCGCACTCTTGTCTTCTCCCAGTCCAGGAAGATGCTGGACATCATCGAACGTGTGCTTACCAACAGGAAGTTCCGTTTGCTGCGTGTGGATGGCACCATCACACAACtggctgagagagaaagacgcaTTGCTCTTTTTCAGACAGATGCACGGTACTCTGTCTTTTTGCTGACCACACAGGTGGGCGGAGTTGGCCTCACTCTCACTGCTGCTAACAGAGTGGTGATCTTCGACCCCAGCTGGAACCCTGCCACAGACGCACAGGCAGTAGACCGAGCGTACCGTATCGGGCAGACGCATGATGTCATCATCTACAGAATCATCACCTGTGGAAGTATAGAGGAGAAGATTTACAGACGACAG GTGTTTAAGGACTCTCTGATCCGCCAGACCACGGGCGATAAGAAGAACCCATTTCGATACTTCACTAAGCAGGAGCTGAAGGAGCTCTTCACCCTGGaggacacacactcatcctccaCGCAGCTGCAGCTGCAGTCACTCCACTCATCTGTGTGTCACACTGACCCCGAGCTGCAGGGTCACATCTCTGTTCTGAAGGGCATGAATGTGTTCGGTGTGTCCCGTCATGACCTTCTGTTCTCTaatgaggaggatgaagataCTCTGCATGACGAGGAGACCCACTACATTGAGCAGCGTGTACAGAAAGCGCAGGAGCTTGTCCGGGCCGAGTCCCAGCTGCACAGCCTCATGACGGACAGCGTCAATCAAAACACAGAACCCGCCTGGCTCCGGCTGTCACGGCAACAGGGCCCGGACCCACCCAAGGCAATGGGTGATGGTAAAACAACGCCCCCATCCGATAACCTTGGCCCACCTGCTGTAGTGGATCTCGCCCAATCAGGATCAGATGAGCTGGAAATGATGAGCATGGATGGAGGAATACAGGTGAaggacgagtgtgtgatagattTATCTATGCAGGTGACAGAGGATGTTGAACAAGTATTTAAGAGCATAAATGAAGAGCAAAGTTTAATCATTGAGGAGCGATCtgatcacagacacactccctCGAGTCAGATCATACACATCTCTCCCTTAAAGCAATCAGATTCATCTGCAGCTCTGAGAGGGACAGAGTCAGTGACACCTGAAGCAGACGTGCCATTGGGTTCACATGAAGCCTGTGCTGAGGCTGACTCTGATGTATCTAAAGCTCTTCTGGGGGTGGGATTAGATACATCTATAGATTCAAAAGCAGAGTCTGATTTGTCCAAATCAGTGGTCGGATCTGAATCTGATTCAAAAGAGCTGATAGCGTTAGAGTCTTTCCAAGGGAACTTTAACCTGAAGCTGGAAGACAGTGCAGAGCTGCTGTCAGAGGACAAAGAGGGGGACATGGATCAGGAAGAAGTGGAGCTAAGTACACTGGGTGAAGACTTTCAGCTGCAGATGGATGACTCTAGAGAGAAGATAGGTGAGAACATCTATGATGGTGTGAGACAGAAGTCAGGAGATGAGTCCCTTCTTTTGCccgttaaaaagaaaaaactgcgAGTCATCTATGATAGTGAAGAAGAGGGGCATGAAGAAGAGGAGGTGGAGAAACCTGTTTTGGCTAGCAGTCCATTAGCTGGCAGCTTCATGGGCCTTGGATCTTCCACACCCAAATCTATGctgaataacaataacaaccgCAGATGCAGCATGAACATATCAATTGCATCACGGCGATCTCTAGTAGAGTCACTGCTGCAAgacatggaggaggaggaggaggaggagaatgagaCAGATGAGGGGAGGGAGCCAGAGGATGAGGCAGAGGAGGAGGGCAGCTCTGAAGGGGTCATGCGTAGCCAAGCATCTGAAGCCAGTGGAACTTATGATGATGAATCAGTGTTGAAGGAGCTAGAGCCTAGTGGAGAAACACTAAATTCAGTACACATGagtgaggaggaagaagaagagtgtgaggaggaggaggagtgtaagcaggaagagtgtgaggaggagtgtgacgaggaagagtgtgaggaggagtgtgaCGAGGAGTGTGAcgaggaggagtgtgaggaggagtgtaaggaggaagaggaggagtgtgatgaggaaaagtgtgaggaggaagaggaggagtgtgatgaggaggagtgtaaggaggaagaagaggagtgTGACGAGGAGGAGTGTGACGAGGAAGAGTGTGACGAGGAAGAGTGTGACGAGGAAGAGTGTGACGAGGAAGAGTGTGAcgaggaagagtgtgaggagtgtgacgaggaagaggagtgtgacgaggaagagtgtgaggaagaggaggagtgtaaggaggaagaggaaggtgaTATAGTAAAGGGTTTCATTGATGAATCCACTGATGTTGAACTAACCTCTAGTGAAGTACTGGATCAGTGTGCACCCTCTGAAGTGCAAAGACCAAATGATGTGGAACATCTGGAGGAAACATTCAACACGctggtgcattctgggaaatgtTGTTTGGCTGAGGGGAGGAAACAGGAAGCATTGGATTTTTTTCTGAAGGCCATTGACATTAATACTGGAGACAGTGAGATACAACTGCTCATCATCCAACTATACAGACATCTGAGTCAgtga